A genome region from Dictyoglomus sp. includes the following:
- a CDS encoding ABC transporter ATP-binding protein: MIREEVLLEVKNLSTYFFTDEGIVKAVDGVSFKLFPGKSLGILGESGCGKSVTALSIMRLVQSPGKIISGEVLFNGEDLLKKSEEEMRQIRGNKISMIFQDPMTSLNPVFTIGDQIIEAITLHQGLDKKSAKKKAIEMLELVRIPEADKRINDYPHQFSGGMRQRVMIAMALSCNPSILIADEPTTALDVTIQAQILELIKQLRKEFQMSTILITHDMGIVAEYCDDVLVMYAGKVVEYADLRTIFKHPAHPYTIGLLESVPRLDVRKERLNAIEGQLPDLITLPNYCYYAERCSYRTKECLEQIPELIEIEEGHLVRCIHAEKVRR, translated from the coding sequence TTGATAAGGGAAGAAGTTTTATTGGAAGTTAAAAATTTATCAACCTATTTTTTCACTGATGAGGGTATAGTAAAAGCAGTAGATGGAGTAAGTTTTAAATTATTTCCTGGAAAGTCTTTAGGAATTTTAGGAGAATCAGGGTGTGGAAAGAGTGTTACTGCTCTTTCAATTATGAGATTAGTTCAATCCCCGGGAAAAATCATCAGTGGAGAAGTATTATTTAATGGAGAAGACCTCTTAAAAAAATCTGAAGAAGAAATGCGTCAGATTCGAGGAAATAAAATATCTATGATTTTTCAAGATCCTATGACTTCTTTAAATCCTGTTTTTACTATTGGGGATCAAATTATAGAAGCGATTACTCTCCATCAGGGATTAGATAAAAAGAGTGCAAAAAAGAAAGCTATAGAAATGTTAGAATTGGTTAGAATTCCTGAGGCAGACAAAAGGATAAATGACTATCCTCACCAGTTTAGTGGAGGAATGAGGCAAAGAGTAATGATTGCTATGGCTTTATCTTGTAATCCTTCGATTTTAATTGCAGATGAACCTACAACAGCGTTAGATGTTACTATTCAAGCTCAGATTTTAGAATTAATAAAGCAATTGAGAAAAGAATTTCAGATGTCTACAATATTAATTACTCATGATATGGGAATTGTTGCAGAATATTGTGATGATGTATTAGTTATGTATGCAGGAAAGGTTGTAGAATATGCTGACCTTAGAACAATCTTTAAACATCCTGCCCATCCTTATACTATTGGATTACTAGAATCTGTTCCTCGGTTAGATGTTAGAAAAGAAAGATTAAATGCTATTGAGGGACAGCTTCCTGATTTGATTACTTTACCAAATTATTGTTATTATGCTGAAAGATGTAGTTACAGGACGAAGGAATGCTTAGAGCAAATTCCAGAATTGATTGAAATCGAAGAAGGACATCTTGTAAGATGCATTCATGCAGAAAAGGTCAGGAGGTAG
- a CDS encoding ABC transporter ATP-binding protein, with amino-acid sequence MNNNGNLLEVRNLKKYFPIKRGVVFSRHVGDVKAVDDISFNIKRGETVGLVGESGCGKSTVARVIIRLIEPTEGEIIFEGKDITKLSQNELRKVRRDMQIIFQDPYSALNPRMTVSEIISEPLEVHKAVNNNKEKQKRIQELLELVGLASYHANRYPHEFSGGQRQRIGIARALALNPKFIVADEPTSALDVSVRAQIINLMQDLQKELGLTYLFISHDLSVIRHICDRVLVMYLGKLVEIAQNEELYNSPLHPYTQALLSAVPIPDPEIAEKRKKVILLGDVPSPVNPPSGCRFHPRCPYVMDICSKVEPQLKEVKMKHFTACHLY; translated from the coding sequence ATGAACAATAATGGAAATTTATTGGAAGTTAGAAATCTAAAAAAATATTTTCCTATAAAAAGAGGAGTAGTTTTTTCAAGACATGTGGGAGATGTAAAAGCAGTAGATGATATATCTTTTAATATAAAAAGAGGGGAAACTGTAGGTTTAGTTGGGGAATCTGGATGTGGAAAATCTACAGTAGCACGAGTTATTATAAGACTTATTGAACCTACAGAGGGTGAAATTATTTTTGAGGGAAAGGATATAACAAAGCTTTCTCAAAATGAGTTAAGGAAGGTAAGAAGAGATATGCAGATTATTTTTCAAGATCCCTATTCCGCCTTAAATCCCAGAATGACTGTAAGTGAAATTATTAGTGAACCATTAGAAGTTCATAAAGCTGTAAATAATAATAAAGAAAAACAAAAAAGAATTCAGGAATTATTAGAATTAGTAGGACTTGCATCTTACCATGCTAATCGTTATCCCCATGAATTTAGCGGCGGACAAAGACAAAGAATTGGAATTGCAAGAGCTCTTGCATTAAATCCAAAATTTATTGTTGCTGATGAACCTACTTCTGCATTAGATGTCTCTGTAAGAGCTCAGATAATTAATCTTATGCAAGATCTTCAAAAGGAACTTGGATTAACATATCTTTTTATCTCTCATGACTTAAGCGTTATTAGACACATATGTGATAGAGTTTTAGTCATGTATCTTGGAAAACTTGTGGAAATTGCACAAAATGAAGAACTTTATAATTCTCCTCTTCATCCATATACTCAAGCTTTACTTTCTGCCGTTCCCATTCCAGATCCTGAAATAGCAGAAAAAAGAAAAAAAGTAATTCTTCTTGGGGATGTACCAAGTCCTGTGAATCCTCCATCAGGATGTAGGTTTCATCCTCGATGCCCTTATGTCATGGATATATGTTCAAAGGTTGAGCCTCAGTTAAAGGAAGTAAAAATGAAACATTTTACTGCTTGTCACCTATACTAA
- a CDS encoding type II secretion system F family protein, with the protein MPRFEYIAKDSQGRVLKGIIEAETERDARRLIRRQRLYVVSLRKESTFLKQLTLKKKVPLPELVIFTSQFATLLRSGILLTDALNTLAQQTNNQYFKEVLREVRRSIDEGESLSNALSRFPHVFPNIYINLVKTGEITGSLDIMLDRLAKYFDSQHELREKIKSAMAYPTIVIIAAIAVVIFLLAFVVPVFQRIYGRTNVPLPLPTRVLIAISNFIKDYILLIFLFFVFSFILIRILLKNPKIRRWWDEIKLNIPQIGRIWRQIILIRFASTFSTLLSSGILVTNSLEVLQDVVGNLYFREGIQRIYRGIMEGRSLSELMREEKIFPPMLVRMIGVGERSGRVDEMLDEFSKFYQRELDNQTKRLTSIIEPMITLGLAGIVFFIALSMYLPMFNMVRLFRR; encoded by the coding sequence TTGCCTCGTTTTGAATATATTGCAAAGGATTCTCAAGGAAGAGTATTAAAAGGAATAATAGAGGCAGAAACAGAAAGGGATGCAAGAAGATTAATAAGAAGACAAAGATTATATGTAGTCTCATTAAGAAAGGAATCTACTTTTTTAAAACAATTAACATTAAAGAAGAAAGTCCCATTACCAGAGTTGGTAATATTTACATCTCAATTTGCAACCCTTTTAAGATCAGGAATTTTATTAACCGATGCTCTGAATACTTTAGCTCAGCAAACTAATAATCAATACTTTAAAGAAGTTTTAAGAGAAGTAAGGAGAAGTATAGATGAAGGAGAAAGTCTATCTAACGCATTAAGTAGATTTCCTCATGTCTTTCCTAATATTTATATAAATCTTGTAAAGACAGGAGAAATAACAGGAAGTTTAGATATTATGCTTGACAGACTTGCAAAATACTTTGATTCCCAACATGAACTAAGAGAAAAAATAAAATCCGCTATGGCTTATCCTACAATAGTAATAATTGCTGCAATTGCTGTAGTAATTTTCCTTTTGGCCTTTGTGGTACCTGTCTTCCAAAGAATTTATGGAAGAACTAACGTTCCTCTTCCCCTTCCTACAAGAGTCTTAATTGCTATTAGTAATTTTATAAAAGATTATATTCTATTAATATTCCTTTTTTTCGTTTTTTCTTTTATTTTAATAAGAATTCTTCTTAAAAATCCAAAAATAAGAAGATGGTGGGATGAAATAAAACTAAATATCCCTCAAATTGGAAGAATTTGGAGACAAATTATCTTAATAAGATTTGCTAGTACCTTTAGTACTCTTCTTTCTAGTGGGATTTTAGTTACTAATTCTTTGGAAGTTCTTCAGGATGTTGTAGGAAATTTATATTTTAGAGAAGGTATTCAAAGGATATATAGGGGGATTATGGAAGGAAGATCTCTTTCAGAACTTATGAGAGAGGAAAAAATATTTCCCCCTATGCTTGTGAGAATGATTGGAGTTGGAGAAAGAAGTGGAAGGGTTGATGAAATGTTAGATGAGTTCTCAAAATTTTATCAAAGGGAACTTGATAATCAGACAAAAAGATTAACATCCATAATTGAGCCTATGATTACCTTGGGACTTGCAGGAATTGTTTTTTTTATAGCTCTTTCCATGTATCTTCCTATGTTTAATATGGTAAGATTGTTTAGGAGATAA
- the gatC gene encoding Asp-tRNA(Asn)/Glu-tRNA(Gln) amidotransferase subunit GatC, protein MIRDFIQQLKKTAHLARLNLTEEEEELYSKQLEEILNYFQKLQELDTSNVEPMAHVLPLNNVWRDDVVKESMEQELILKNAPEVENNCFKVPKIVKNI, encoded by the coding sequence ATGATTAGAGATTTTATTCAACAACTTAAAAAAACAGCCCATCTTGCAAGATTAAATTTAACAGAAGAGGAAGAAGAGCTTTATTCAAAACAGCTTGAGGAGATATTAAATTATTTCCAAAAATTGCAGGAATTGGACACTTCAAATGTGGAACCCATGGCTCATGTTCTTCCTCTTAATAATGTATGGAGAGATGATGTAGTAAAGGAAAGTATGGAACAAGAGTTAATTCTTAAAAACGCTCCAGAAGTTGAAAATAACTGTTTTAAGGTTCCCAAAATTGTAAAAAATATTTGA
- a CDS encoding ATPase, T2SS/T4P/T4SS family, with the protein MKDKKPIGEYLLELGLITREQLEKALEEQKKTGARLGQILIERGYVKPEDIGRVLELQSEVPYIPLSEMKIDERFISNFPEGILRRFRFLPLRREGGIVHVAIVPPLDSAVVNEIRRIVRSPLKLFLITEKEFNQALSQVFSLDKTTKEVIQNYQSRRPVEIVVEAPPVIEVEEAPVVRLVSSIINEAILRNASDIHLDPQEKDMRVRYRIDGILFDIMSIPKELQDAVVSRIKVMAGMDIAEKRRPQDGRTSYRYENRIFDLRVASIGASHGEMVVIRLLDKTKVLIELDRLGMSSQDLSIFESLIRKPFGLILVTGPTGSGKTTTLYAALNVLNQPQVNIITLEDPVEYEIPGINQIQVQPRINIDFAMGLRSILRLDPNIIMVGEIRDTETLNTSIEAALTGHLVLSTFHANDAVSAIARLLQMGVEPFLIASSLLGVVAQRLVRTICLSCKEEYIAEKEEIQELRLTTILNDPLKLYRGRGCILCNYTGFLGRTGVFEILRVTRSIRDLIINKASLDEIKEKAEEEGMRTLFYNAREKVLSGITTFEEARRVIHWEGD; encoded by the coding sequence ATGAAAGATAAAAAACCCATTGGGGAATATCTTTTAGAATTGGGATTGATAACAAGAGAGCAGTTAGAAAAAGCTCTTGAAGAGCAGAAAAAAACAGGAGCTCGTTTGGGACAAATTTTAATTGAAAGGGGATACGTAAAGCCTGAGGATATTGGAAGGGTTTTAGAATTACAGAGTGAAGTTCCCTATATTCCTCTTTCAGAAATGAAGATTGATGAAAGATTTATTTCAAATTTTCCAGAAGGAATACTAAGAAGATTTAGATTTTTACCGCTAAGAAGAGAAGGGGGAATAGTTCATGTTGCTATTGTTCCTCCCTTGGATTCTGCAGTGGTTAATGAAATAAGAAGAATAGTAAGATCACCTTTAAAGTTATTTTTGATAACAGAAAAAGAATTTAATCAGGCTTTATCTCAAGTATTTTCCTTAGATAAAACCACAAAGGAAGTAATCCAAAATTATCAGTCAAGAAGGCCAGTAGAGATAGTTGTAGAAGCACCTCCTGTGATAGAAGTAGAAGAAGCACCAGTAGTAAGACTGGTTTCTTCTATTATAAATGAAGCAATATTAAGAAATGCTAGTGATATTCATTTAGATCCCCAAGAGAAAGATATGAGAGTGAGATATCGAATAGATGGGATACTATTTGATATAATGAGTATTCCTAAGGAGCTTCAGGATGCAGTAGTGAGTAGAATAAAAGTTATGGCAGGAATGGATATTGCTGAGAAAAGAAGACCTCAAGATGGAAGAACATCTTATAGATATGAAAACAGAATTTTTGATTTAAGAGTAGCAAGTATTGGTGCATCTCATGGAGAAATGGTTGTAATTAGGCTTTTAGATAAAACAAAAGTTTTAATAGAATTGGATCGATTGGGAATGTCTTCTCAAGATTTATCTATTTTTGAAAGTCTTATAAGAAAACCTTTTGGCCTTATTTTAGTTACAGGTCCTACAGGAAGTGGAAAAACTACAACTTTATATGCTGCATTAAATGTTTTAAATCAGCCTCAAGTGAATATAATTACTTTAGAAGATCCTGTGGAATATGAAATTCCTGGGATAAATCAGATACAGGTTCAGCCAAGAATAAATATAGATTTTGCAATGGGATTAAGAAGTATCTTAAGATTGGATCCAAATATTATAATGGTTGGAGAAATTAGAGATACGGAAACTTTAAATACATCCATAGAAGCAGCATTAACGGGACATCTAGTTCTTTCTACTTTTCATGCTAATGATGCTGTATCTGCTATTGCCCGTTTATTACAGATGGGAGTAGAACCCTTTTTAATTGCATCTTCTCTTCTTGGAGTTGTTGCTCAAAGATTAGTAAGGACCATTTGTTTATCCTGTAAAGAAGAATACATTGCGGAAAAAGAAGAAATTCAAGAATTAAGATTAACAACAATTCTAAACGATCCTCTAAAACTTTATAGAGGAAGGGGATGTATTCTCTGTAATTATACTGGATTTTTAGGAAGAACGGGAGTTTTTGAAATTTTAAGGGTTACTAGAAGTATAAGAGATTTGATAATAAATAAGGCATCCCTTGATGAAATAAAAGAAAAGGCAGAAGAAGAGGGGATGAGAACTTTATTCTATAATGCGAGAGAAAAAGTTTTATCTGGAATAACCACTTTTGAAGAGGCAAGAAGAGTGATTCACTGGGAAGGTGATTAA
- the gatA gene encoding Asp-tRNA(Asn)/Glu-tRNA(Gln) amidotransferase subunit GatA, producing MGIIKEIHNLYLRKEITVREVVEKYLKVIEKWEPHVHAFITINLDYIEREIKRVESLKFSEDLILYGIPVAIKDNILTKDLLTTCASKILANFIPPYDAEVVKKLKEKGAIIIGKTNLDEFAMGSSTENSAFGPTKNPWDLERVPGGSSGGSAVVVATGESPLSLGSDTGGSIRQPASFTGVLGLKPTYGLVSRYGLVAFASSLDQIGPFARKVEDLAIILQAIAGYDPKDSTSSPYSPPNYLDSLGKKVKGWKIGIPKEMWGKGVEKSVLEVLDSALEVLKDLGVELIEISLPTVEYALPTYYLIATSEASSNLARYDGIHYGYRNRDQKDLISLYKVSRGEGFGNEVKRRIILGTYALSAGYYDAYYLKAAKVRTLIRQDFESAFKKVDLIVSPTSPIPPFKLGEKITDPLQMYLTDILTIPVNLAGIPAISIPAGFKDNLPIGLQFIGPFFSEDKLLQISYAFQKLMDFSEKYPSMERI from the coding sequence ATGGGAATTATAAAGGAGATTCATAATTTATACTTGAGGAAAGAAATAACTGTTAGAGAAGTTGTAGAAAAATATTTGAAAGTTATTGAAAAATGGGAACCTCATGTTCATGCCTTTATTACTATTAATTTAGACTATATCGAGAGAGAAATAAAAAGGGTTGAAAGTTTAAAATTTAGTGAAGATTTAATTTTATATGGTATTCCAGTAGCAATAAAGGATAACATATTAACTAAAGATCTTCTTACTACTTGTGCGTCAAAAATATTAGCTAATTTTATTCCTCCATATGATGCTGAAGTAGTAAAAAAGCTAAAAGAAAAGGGAGCGATAATAATTGGAAAAACAAATCTTGATGAATTTGCTATGGGATCTTCTACTGAGAATTCTGCCTTTGGACCCACAAAAAATCCGTGGGATTTAGAAAGAGTTCCTGGAGGATCTTCTGGTGGTTCCGCTGTTGTTGTGGCAACAGGTGAATCTCCTTTGTCTCTTGGTTCTGATACAGGAGGTTCTATAAGACAGCCAGCAAGTTTTACTGGTGTTTTAGGGTTAAAGCCCACCTATGGATTAGTTTCAAGATATGGACTGGTTGCCTTTGCATCATCTTTAGATCAAATTGGGCCTTTCGCAAGAAAGGTTGAAGATCTGGCAATAATTCTTCAGGCAATAGCAGGATATGATCCCAAGGATTCCACATCTTCTCCCTATTCTCCTCCCAATTATTTGGATTCTCTGGGAAAAAAGGTTAAAGGATGGAAAATTGGTATTCCCAAGGAAATGTGGGGCAAAGGAGTAGAAAAGAGTGTTTTAGAAGTTTTAGATTCAGCATTAGAAGTATTAAAGGATTTAGGTGTAGAATTAATTGAGATTTCTCTCCCCACCGTAGAATATGCATTACCTACATATTATCTGATTGCTACATCAGAAGCAAGTTCAAATTTGGCAAGATATGACGGAATTCATTACGGATATAGAAACAGAGATCAAAAAGACTTAATTTCTCTTTATAAAGTTTCAAGGGGGGAAGGTTTTGGGAATGAGGTAAAGAGAAGGATAATCTTGGGAACTTATGCTCTATCTGCAGGATACTATGATGCCTATTATCTAAAAGCTGCAAAAGTGAGAACTCTTATTCGTCAGGATTTTGAATCCGCTTTTAAAAAAGTAGATTTAATAGTTTCGCCTACAAGTCCTATCCCTCCATTTAAATTAGGAGAAAAAATAACTGATCCTTTACAGATGTATCTTACAGATATTTTAACTATACCTGTGAATCTTGCAGGGATTCCTGCTATTTCTATTCCTGCGGGATTTAAAGATAATTTACCTATTGGACTTCAATTTATTGGACCTTTCTTTTCTGAAGATAAACTTTTACAGATATCTTATGCCTTTCAAAAATTAATGGATTTTTCAGAAAAATATCCCAGTATGGAGAGAATATGA
- the recA gene encoding recombinase RecA — protein sequence MKEIDKEKSLEAAISQIEKEFGKGSIMRLGSTERFQVEVIPTGILTLDYALGVGGVPRGRIIELYGPEGSGKTTVALQIIASAQKRGGVAAFIDAEHALDPNYAKKLGVNLENLLISQPDTGEQALEIAEILVRSGAVDVIVIDSVAALVPRAELEGEMGDAFIGLQARLMSQALRKLTGVISKSKTVAIFINQLREKVGTFFGNPETTPGGRALKFYASVRIEVRKAESMKEGSEVTGTRVKVKVVKNKVAPPFKEGEFDLIYGEGISREGCILDAGIETKIIEKSGTWYIYKDIRLQGRENAKTYLRDHPEIADEIEKEIRKVWGIEEPSIVEEKSSKKTTTKS from the coding sequence ATGAAGGAAATTGATAAGGAAAAGAGTTTAGAGGCTGCCATATCTCAAATAGAAAAAGAGTTTGGGAAAGGTTCCATAATGCGTTTGGGAAGCACAGAACGCTTCCAGGTAGAGGTAATTCCTACAGGAATTCTTACTTTGGATTATGCTTTAGGAGTTGGAGGAGTTCCTAGAGGAAGAATTATTGAACTTTATGGGCCCGAAGGTTCGGGAAAAACAACAGTTGCCTTGCAAATTATTGCATCTGCACAAAAAAGGGGTGGAGTTGCTGCCTTTATAGATGCAGAGCATGCATTGGATCCTAATTATGCGAAAAAACTGGGAGTAAACCTGGAAAATCTTCTTATCTCTCAACCTGATACAGGGGAGCAAGCTTTAGAAATTGCAGAGATTCTTGTAAGAAGTGGGGCAGTAGATGTAATTGTTATAGACTCTGTTGCTGCATTGGTGCCTCGTGCAGAGCTAGAAGGAGAAATGGGAGACGCCTTTATTGGATTGCAAGCTCGTTTAATGTCTCAGGCATTAAGAAAACTTACAGGAGTTATTAGTAAATCAAAAACAGTAGCGATATTTATTAATCAGCTTAGAGAAAAAGTAGGGACATTCTTTGGAAACCCTGAGACAACCCCTGGAGGAAGAGCATTAAAGTTTTATGCATCAGTTAGAATTGAAGTGAGAAAGGCAGAGTCAATGAAGGAAGGAAGTGAAGTTACAGGAACTCGAGTAAAGGTAAAAGTTGTTAAAAATAAAGTTGCTCCTCCCTTTAAAGAAGGAGAATTCGATTTGATCTATGGAGAGGGAATTTCAAGGGAAGGTTGTATTTTAGATGCAGGTATAGAAACAAAGATTATTGAGAAGAGTGGAACTTGGTATATATATAAAGATATAAGATTACAGGGACGTGAAAATGCAAAAACTTACTTAAGGGATCATCCGGAAATTGCAGATGAGATAGAAAAGGAAATTAGAAAAGTCTGGGGAATAGAGGAACCTTCAATAGTAGAAGAAAAATCTTCTAAAAAGACCACAACAAAATCTTGA
- the plsY gene encoding glycerol-3-phosphate 1-O-acyltransferase PlsY — protein sequence MEKVIILFLGYLLGSIPSALIVGKLWKGIDVRNYGSGNLGATNVLRTLGWGPAIITGVMDVGKGVLTIFLTQRIVPKDYLFTLLSAGFAIIGHSYPLFANFKGGRSVGVSFGILLYLFPKATSLILPLGILIAFLTKYKSVASITCSIIFPFILYYLERPPKEYLIGSILVGLFIIFRHIPNIKRLIKGKENKIEWFNKSKN from the coding sequence ATGGAAAAGGTAATTATTCTTTTTTTAGGCTATCTTCTAGGTTCCATTCCCAGTGCTTTAATTGTGGGAAAATTATGGAAAGGGATTGACGTCCGAAATTATGGGAGTGGAAATCTTGGCGCAACGAACGTATTAAGAACTTTAGGATGGGGTCCTGCAATTATTACTGGAGTAATGGATGTAGGAAAAGGAGTTTTAACAATTTTTCTTACTCAAAGAATTGTTCCCAAGGATTATTTATTTACTCTTCTTTCTGCAGGATTTGCCATAATCGGTCATTCCTATCCCTTATTTGCTAATTTTAAAGGAGGAAGAAGTGTAGGGGTGAGTTTTGGAATTCTTCTTTATCTTTTTCCAAAGGCAACCTCTCTTATTCTTCCTCTTGGAATATTGATTGCTTTTTTGACAAAATATAAATCTGTAGCTTCTATAACTTGCTCAATAATTTTTCCTTTTATTCTATATTATTTGGAAAGACCACCTAAAGAATATCTGATAGGTTCAATTCTTGTAGGCTTATTCATTATCTTTCGCCATATACCTAATATAAAAAGATTAATAAAAGGAAAAGAAAACAAGATAGAATGGTTTAATAAGAGTAAAAATTGA
- the gatB gene encoding Asp-tRNA(Asn)/Glu-tRNA(Gln) amidotransferase subunit GatB, translating into MYIPVIGLEVHAQLLTKSKMFCSCSTDHENAPPNTLVCPICMGMPGVLPVPNKKAIELLIKTALALNCEISPFSKFDRKNYFYPDLPKGYQISQYDLPLARGGYVEFEVDSEIKRVRLKRIHLEEDTGKLLHVGEGDRLAEAEYSLVDLNRCGIPLMEIVTEPDIHSAKEARLFLQELRKILRYLEVSSGDMEKGSLRCDANISIMTENGILGTRTEIKNVNSFYSLEKALEYEIERQINLLKEGKEVIQETRHWDEKKQITVTLRGKEEAEDYRYFPEPDIPPLIIPKETLEEIRKTIPLLPLQRKLYLQNTFALSSIEAEIITSERELCEFFDECYRLYNNAKNLSNWITVELMSYLNEQKLSFRDLKIEPKEFVKIIEMVDRNEITRPVGKEILRKYLDTKESPEEIVEKEGLKTVSDLDFLKEVVKKVIDENEKAVFDYVKGKKNVINFLVGQVMKETKGRASLDLVKNLLEEELSKKL; encoded by the coding sequence ATGTATATTCCTGTTATTGGTTTAGAAGTTCATGCTCAGCTTTTGACGAAGTCAAAAATGTTTTGTTCCTGTAGTACTGATCATGAGAATGCTCCTCCAAATACTCTTGTTTGTCCTATTTGTATGGGAATGCCTGGGGTTCTTCCTGTACCTAATAAAAAAGCTATAGAACTTCTTATTAAAACTGCTCTTGCTTTAAATTGTGAAATATCTCCTTTTTCTAAATTCGATAGAAAAAATTATTTTTATCCCGATCTTCCAAAGGGATATCAAATTTCTCAGTATGATCTTCCTTTAGCAAGAGGTGGATATGTAGAATTTGAGGTAGATTCAGAAATAAAAAGGGTTAGATTAAAGAGAATTCATTTAGAGGAAGATACAGGGAAATTGCTTCATGTGGGAGAAGGAGATAGATTAGCAGAGGCAGAATATAGCCTTGTAGATTTAAATAGATGTGGTATTCCATTAATGGAGATAGTGACGGAACCCGATATTCACTCTGCAAAAGAAGCAAGGTTATTTCTCCAAGAATTAAGGAAAATATTAAGATATTTAGAAGTAAGTAGTGGAGACATGGAGAAAGGTTCCTTAAGATGTGATGCTAATATATCTATAATGACTGAAAATGGAATCTTAGGAACAAGAACAGAAATTAAGAATGTAAACTCTTTTTACTCTTTAGAAAAAGCTTTGGAGTACGAAATTGAAAGACAAATTAACCTTTTAAAGGAAGGAAAAGAAGTAATTCAAGAAACAAGACATTGGGATGAGAAAAAGCAAATAACGGTAACCTTAAGAGGTAAAGAAGAAGCAGAAGACTATAGATACTTTCCAGAACCAGACATTCCTCCACTAATAATTCCCAAAGAAACTTTAGAGGAAATTAGAAAAACTATACCTCTTTTACCTCTTCAAAGAAAATTATATCTACAAAATACCTTTGCTTTATCATCTATAGAAGCAGAGATTATTACTTCAGAGAGGGAACTTTGTGAATTTTTTGATGAATGTTATAGATTATACAATAATGCCAAAAATTTGAGTAATTGGATAACTGTGGAACTTATGAGTTACCTAAATGAGCAAAAATTGAGTTTTAGAGATTTAAAGATTGAGCCAAAAGAGTTTGTTAAAATCATAGAGATGGTAGATAGAAATGAAATCACAAGACCCGTAGGAAAAGAAATCTTAAGAAAATACTTAGATACAAAAGAATCTCCTGAAGAAATAGTTGAGAAAGAGGGACTAAAAACGGTAAGCGATTTAGATTTTCTAAAAGAGGTAGTAAAAAAGGTTATAGATGAAAATGAAAAGGCAGTCTTTGATTATGTAAAGGGAAAGAAAAATGTGATAAACTTTTTAGTAGGACAGGTGATGAAGGAGACAAAGGGAAGGGCAAGTTTAGATTTGGTTAAGAATCTTTTAGAGGAAGAATTGAGTAAAAAATTATGA